The Collimonas sp. PA-H2 genome contains a region encoding:
- the fabF gene encoding beta-ketoacyl-ACP synthase II codes for MMRRVVVTGIGIVSPLGCGTELAWQRLIDGRSGLRLLGDEIVGDLPAKVGGTVQDRTTDPEGGFDPEISIPSRELKKMDRFIQMAMVAADEALADAGWAPQNDHQRERTATIIASGIGGFPGLANAVRIGETRGVRRLSPFTIPYFLSNLAAGQISIKHGFRGALGCPVTACAASVQAIGDAMRLIRSGEADIVLAGGAEAAFDKVSIGGFSAARALSTGFNDEPTRASRPFDRDRDGFVMGEGAAMLVVEALDHALARGASPIAEIIGYGTTADAYHMTAGPDDGNGAMRAMKLALAMGGVTPDRVGYVNAHATSTPVGDAGEIAAFKTVFGTKTGPAISSTKSATGHLLGAAGALEAAFSVLALRDGVLPGTLNLENPDDSATGLDLIGPAARRVPIEIALSNGFGFGGVNASVLFQRFPDGR; via the coding sequence ATGATGCGCCGAGTGGTTGTGACGGGGATCGGCATTGTTTCCCCACTGGGTTGTGGCACGGAACTGGCATGGCAGCGCCTAATTGACGGGCGTTCGGGACTTCGCCTGTTGGGGGACGAAATTGTCGGCGATCTTCCTGCTAAGGTAGGCGGGACCGTGCAAGATAGGACAACCGATCCCGAGGGCGGTTTCGATCCTGAAATCTCGATTCCGAGCAGAGAGTTGAAGAAGATGGATCGGTTCATCCAGATGGCGATGGTCGCCGCTGACGAGGCGCTGGCAGATGCCGGATGGGCTCCGCAAAACGACCATCAACGCGAGCGCACTGCGACCATCATTGCGTCCGGCATCGGCGGATTTCCCGGGCTGGCCAATGCGGTAAGGATAGGCGAAACGCGTGGTGTGCGGCGGCTGTCGCCTTTCACCATTCCGTACTTCCTATCGAATCTGGCGGCTGGCCAGATATCGATCAAGCATGGGTTCCGGGGGGCGCTCGGCTGCCCTGTGACCGCCTGCGCGGCTAGCGTACAGGCGATCGGTGATGCGATGCGCCTAATCCGGTCAGGAGAAGCGGATATTGTATTGGCAGGCGGCGCCGAAGCGGCTTTCGACAAAGTCAGCATTGGCGGGTTCTCGGCGGCGCGGGCTTTATCGACGGGCTTCAACGATGAGCCGACTCGCGCCTCGCGCCCATTTGACCGCGACCGTGACGGGTTTGTGATGGGTGAAGGCGCGGCAATGTTGGTGGTGGAAGCACTGGACCATGCTCTGGCACGCGGCGCCAGCCCGATCGCCGAAATTATTGGCTATGGAACCACCGCAGATGCCTATCACATGACGGCCGGCCCCGACGATGGAAATGGCGCCATGCGGGCGATGAAGCTGGCCTTGGCGATGGGGGGAGTAACCCCAGATCGTGTCGGTTACGTCAACGCCCATGCTACCTCGACGCCGGTTGGCGATGCCGGAGAAATTGCGGCCTTTAAGACTGTTTTCGGAACAAAAACGGGGCCGGCTATTTCCTCTACCAAGTCTGCGACGGGGCATTTGCTGGGGGCGGCAGGCGCCCTCGAGGCTGCGTTTTCCGTTCTTGCTCTCAGAGATGGAGTGCTTCCTGGAACGCTCAATCTGGAGAATCCCGACGACTCGGCGACTGGCCTCGATCTGATAGGGCCGGCGGCGCGGCGCGTCCCAATTGAGATAGCGCTGTCCAACGGGTTCGGGTTCGGCGGAGTCAACGCCTCGGTGCTGTTTCAACGGTTCCCA